The Brachypodium distachyon strain Bd21 chromosome 4, Brachypodium_distachyon_v3.0, whole genome shotgun sequence nucleotide sequence AGTGATTTTAATTGTTTTTCGCCGTGACGTGCTAGTCATTCGAGGTTCAAATTTACCCTTtccagaaaaaatatattcaaatttaaactataAATTGTTCCagattttttaaataatataaATCATAAAACTTCGCCCAAGGCTATTGTTAAAATTTAAGCATATTTAGACTTACTATTGAAAAGGGAAATGAGTTGTGAGTAAATGCCTGTTAAACACATGTTAGCTGACGTGGCATTAAAAAATGATCAAACAGTGGCGAAGCAATGTGTGACTACACAGAtatatttgacaaatttgaaactcCCAACTACGCATATCCTAGTGCTGAACATATTAGCTATGAAAATTGACCACACAACCATTAGCTTGACATCACATATATCAAAAGTAATTAATAGTGTAATTTAAACACTATTAACTACCGGAAAACCTTGCCGGAGTTAATTAGTTCACACTCAACACTACGGTCAGAGTGAGCAGCTACAGATACACTTGGCGGGATGTCAAACCCCATAGCTGGAGATGAACTGCGTCGCGCGTCTCTCTCACATGCCATGTCGGCCTCGAACTCTTTCTAGAAAGCTTAACCCTATGCTGCAAACAGTACTGCGCCGTCTATCTCcaccgtgcccgcgccgcgcgctcGCTACGTACGCAGCTCTGCCTGGTCCTGTACTGAAAATTTACCACGGACTTTTCGATCGCGAAACTTCGGCGGAGTTATGACTTACGGCCAGCTCGCTGCGCCTACTTACCAGCTAATTACCATGCCTACCGTACCTGGAGCGATAACCCTGGCAGCTTCTATAAAAGGGCCACATGCCTCCACTCCACAGCAGCTTCTCATATAACAGTGGCCGGACATGGCGGAGGCCAAGTGTTGTCCTTCTTCAGCCACCTTGCAGCTGGCGTCCTTCTTCATCTCCTTTGCGCTCCTCGTCCTGATCATCCCGTGTCCTCCTCCCATGGCGTCCGCCACCCAGGAGATGAAGTCCATCTACGCCGGGCGGAGGGTCCTGCCGGTGCGTCTGGGCCGTCCGGCGTTCGGCCCGGAGAGCCTCGCCTTCGACCACCGGGGCCGCGGCCCATACACCGGCGTCTCCAacggccgcgtcctccgcTGGAGGGGCCGGCCCAGCGGCTGGACCGAGTTCGCCCACAACCACAAGCACGCGTGAGTGGCCCGGCCGATGACGCACCAATGCACACAAATTTGGCGTTAAGCCATTAAACCAATTAAgacgtatatatatacacgggCATGAATGAATGCAGGACGGTGGAGGAGTGcgcggcgaagaagaaggcggtgGAGCCGGAGAGCGCGTGCGGGAGGCCGCTGGGCCTGCAGTTCCACCGGAAGACGGGCGACATGTACATCGCCGACGCGTACCTGGGCCTGATGAGGGTgggccggcgcggcgggctgGCGGAGGTGGTGGCTACGGAGGCCGCCGGCGGGCCCTTCAACTTCCTCAACGGGGTCGACGTCGACCAGGACACCGGCCACGTCTACTTCACGGACAGCAGCACCGTCTACCAACGCAGGTATACGTATACGTACGTGCAATATACTGAGTACGTGTACATGCACTCTGCACGGGATCGGAGTATTACGCCAGGCCAGTAAAACACGCACATGTGACGGGAGAGCTGAGAACCCGTACTTCCCTCGAGTCAATTATTTGCACGGTGCATTCTGAGTCTCGTTTTGGAACTACTAATTCTTTCCTTTTTCGGAATGGGGGTGCGAAACTGAATCGATCACTTGAAAGGCAGCAAGTACCCACTTTTCTAA carries:
- the LOC100832681 gene encoding protein STRICTOSIDINE SYNTHASE-LIKE 10, which translates into the protein MAEAKCCPSSATLQLASFFISFALLVLIIPCPPPMASATQEMKSIYAGRRVLPVRLGRPAFGPESLAFDHRGRGPYTGVSNGRVLRWRGRPSGWTEFAHNHKHATVEECAAKKKAVEPESACGRPLGLQFHRKTGDMYIADAYLGLMRVGRRGGLAEVVATEAAGGPFNFLNGVDVDQDTGHVYFTDSSTVYQRSDYMLVVLTGDATGRLMRYEPRTGNVTVLRSRLAFPNGVAVSADGTHLVVAETSSCRLLRHWLRGPRAGETEVMAELPGYPDNVRPDGRGGYWVGVNRDKEWAVNGTTASSVSAVRVVVVGDGDDGRNGTVAEALRGFGEEDTVSEVVERNGSLWIGSVDTPYVGLFKFPSL